From a single Brettanomyces bruxellensis chromosome 5, complete sequence genomic region:
- a CDS encoding uncharacterized protein (MEROPS:MER0017242), with protein MRQVNDTSDGGTFSSSTFSLILWKLAKTSVIAGASVAAIGLAALYVFQSKVVYPAGLNGSRDKVSTPDEYGLPYQSVDIHTDDGETLKSYLLLHDSTSPDYSNKTILVLSPNAGNIGNFLPVVKYIYEVLNYNVFIYSYRGYGHSTGTPSEKGLKLDADAVIKYIEQSEQLSRSSVVCYGRSIGGAVAIYIVAKYPTIISGLILDNTFLSIRKVIPYLFPFLRPFTFLCHEIWPSEDYMKTIPAGIPVLFLSAGKDEIVPPSHMQTLYDISKSSSKTWKKYKNAHHNDTITFPKYWEDFAEFMTQQVTPIGK; from the coding sequence ATGAGGCAAGTGAATGATACTTCGGACGGAGgcacattttcttcctcaacCTTTTCACTTATACTTTGGAAGCTTGCAAAGACGTCTGTTATAGCTGGTGCCTCCGTGGCTGCAATAGGGCTGGCAGCACTTTATGTGTTTCAATCCAAGGTTGTTTATCCAGCTGGATTGAACGGAAGCCGTGATAAGGTTAGCACACCTGATGAATACGGACTTCCGTACCAATCTGTGGATATTCATACAGATGATGGTGAAACGCTCAAATCTTATCTTTTACTTCACGATTCAACCAGTCCCGACTACTCCAACAAAACAATACTTGTTCTTAGTCCCAATGCAGGAAATATAGGTAACTTTCTTCCCGTGGTGAAATACATATACGAAGTGCTGAATTACAACGTGTTTATCTATTCCTACAGAGGGTACGGACATTCGACGGGCACTCCCAGCGAAAAAGGTCTCAAATTAGATGCTGACGCTGTGATTAAATACATTGAACAGTCAGAACAACTTTCAAGATCATCAGTAGTGTGCTACGGACGTTCAATTGGTGGTGCAGTTGCCATATATATAGTCGCAAAGTATCCAACAATCATTTCCGGGTTAATTCTAGACAACACGTTTCTAAGCATTAGAAAAGTCATTCCTTATCTTTTCCCCTTCCTTCGTCCATTTACATTTTTGTGCCATGAAATCTGGCCTTCGGAAGACTACATGAAGACCATTCCGGCTGGAATACCGGTTCTTTTCCTTAGTGCGGGGAAAGATGAGATTGTTCCACCATCTCATATGCAAACACTCTATGACATAAGTAAGTCATCCAGCAAAAcatggaaaaaatataagaaTGCACATCATAATGACACGATTACATTTCCGAAATATTGGGAAGATTTTGCAGAATTTATGACGCAACAGGTTACGCCTATCGGGAAATAA